The DNA region TAAGCTTAACCCACCAACTCCATAATCATCATCTAAGTTTGTGTTACCTTCTGTTATAGCTCCACCAATAATTGGAGTTATTTCATATTTATATTCACTTGCAGCAAACATTAAACTACTACAAAGAATAGTTGATAGTAAAACTTTTTTCATAAAAAATCCTTAATTTATGTTTATTTCCAATATAACAAATAATAGATATAAAATTATTTAAATCTAAAAATTAGTTTAACTTTTGAAAATAGAGTTAACTGATTCGTTATTGTGAATTCTTTTTATAGTTTCTCCAATAATATCAGCAGCAGTTAAAACTGTAATTTTATCACTTTCTTGTTTTGCCGGAATTGTATCTGAAATTACAAGTTCATCTAAAACACCATTTTCTATTCTTTCATATGCAGGTCCAGAAAGAACGCCATGAGTACAACATGCCATAACAGATGTTGCGCCTTTTTTCTTTAGTACTTCAGCTGCTTTAACTAACGTACCAGCAGTATCTACCATGTCATCAACAAGAATAACATCTTTTCCATTAACATCGCCAATAATATTCATAACTTCAGCAACATTTGCTTTTTCTCTTCTTTTATCAACAATTACTAAATCATAACCTAATTTATTAGCATAACTTCTTGCTCTTGCAACTCCTCCAATATCAGGACTAGCAATAATAGGATTAGCTAATTTTTTTGATTTGATATAATCAACAAACATAATTGAACCAAATAAGTTGTCAACAGGAACATTAAAGAAACCTTGGATTTGAGCAGCATGTAAATCTATTGTAATAACTCTATGAATTCCAGCTTTTTCAAGTAAATCTGCAACTAATTTTGCAGAAATCGGAACTCTTGGAGCCGCTTTTCTATCTTGT from Malaciobacter molluscorum LMG 25693 includes:
- a CDS encoding ribose-phosphate pyrophosphokinase, with the translated sequence MSCFKLFSGSANPEFAKKVGEYLKEPIGVANLNKFSDGEISVQVTESVRGQDVFIIQPTCAPTNDNLMELLIMIDALKRSSAKSISAVIPYYGYARQDRKAAPRVPISAKLVADLLEKAGIHRVITIDLHAAQIQGFFNVPVDNLFGSIMFVDYIKSKKLANPIIASPDIGGVARARSYANKLGYDLVIVDKRREKANVAEVMNIIGDVNGKDVILVDDMVDTAGTLVKAAEVLKKKGATSVMACCTHGVLSGPAYERIENGVLDELVISDTIPAKQESDKITVLTAADIIGETIKRIHNNESVNSIFKS